In Macrobrachium rosenbergii isolate ZJJX-2024 chromosome 48, ASM4041242v1, whole genome shotgun sequence, one DNA window encodes the following:
- the LOC136831072 gene encoding uncharacterized protein, whose protein sequence is MTANATQTAANASQTAANTSHTAANAPKRQQKPPRQQQMPPKRQQKPPRQQQMPPKRQQSLPDSSKCLPKDSKSLPDSSKCLPKDSKSLPESSKCLPKDSKSLPDSSKCLPKDSKSLPDSSKCLPKDSKSFPDSSKCLPNGNKCYPNDSKNFPNGSKCVLNVSECLPNGSKCLSDSSKYLPNDSKCLINVSRCLPNGSKCLSDSSKYLPNGSKCFPKGRKCLPNGSKCLPNDSKCPQDFSKCLPNGSKYLPYGSKCLPKDSKSLPDSSKCLPNGNKCLPNDSKNLRNSSKCLPNGSKCLPNSSKCVLNVSECLPNGNKWLPNGSKCLPNGRKCLPNGSKCLPNGRKYL, encoded by the coding sequence ATGACAGCAAATGCCACCCAGACtgcagcaaatgcctcccaaacggCAGCAAATACCTCCCATACGGCAGCAAATGCTCCCAAAAGACAGCAAAAGCCTCCCAGAcagcagcaaatgcctcccaaaagACAGCAAAAGCCTCCCAGAcagcagcaaatgcctcccaaaagACAGCAAAGCCTCCCAGAcagcagcaaatgcctcccaaaagACAGCAAAAGCCTCCCAGAcagcagcaaatgcctcccaaaagACAGCAAAAGCCTCCCAGAaagcagcaaatgcctcccaaaagACAGCAAAAGCCTCCCAGAcagcagcaaatgcctcccaaaagACAGCAAAAGCCTCCCAGAcagcagcaaatgcctcccaaaagACAGCAAAAGCTTCCCAGAcagcagcaaatgcctcccaaatgGCAACAAATGCTACCCAAATGACAGCAAAAACTTCCCAAACGGCAGCAAATGCGTCCTAAACGTCAGCGAATGCCTCCCAAATGGCAGCAAATGCCTCTCAGACAGCAGCAAATATCTCCCAAATGACAGCAAATGCCTCATAAACGTCAGCAGATGCCTCCCAAATGGCAGCAAATGCCTCTCGGACAGCAGCAAATATCTCCCAAACGGCAGCAAATGCTTCCCAAAAGGCAGGAAATGCCTCCCAAAtggcagcaaatgcctcccaaatgACAGCAAATGCCCACAAGACTtcagcaaatgcctcccaaacggCAGCAAATACCTCCCATacggcagcaaatgcctcccaaaagACAGCAAAAGCCTCCCAGAcagcagcaaatgcctcccaaatgGCAACAAATGCCTCCCAAATGACAGCAAAAACCTCCGAAACAGCAGCAAATGCCTTCCAAATGGtagcaaatgcctcccaaacaGCAGCAAATGCGTCCTAAACGTCAGCGAATGCCTCCCAAATGGAAACAAATGGCTCCCAAacggcagcaaatgcctcccaaatgGTAGAAAATGTCTTCCGAAtggcagcaaatgcctcccaaacggTAGAAAATACCTCTAA